A region from the Dehalococcoidia bacterium genome encodes:
- a CDS encoding DEAD/DEAH box helicase: MDTLAFLDQLKEHPSYRNQIAHVEQIASRQQSYGELAEPLHPTLHSYLEAAHLLPLYSHQAQAINAARSAKNVFIVTPAASGKTLCYNVPVLDAALNDTRSCALYLFPTKALSQDQLRGLRELFALPQPSSPILALPGLDCAIFDGDTPPEERGEIKRSSRLVLTNPDMLHLGILPNHQSWSRFLHHLRYVVVDEAHVYRGIFGSHVANVLRRLRRLSALYGANPQFICCSATIANPGEHIERLVDLPFEVIDKDGSPYGGKDFVFWNPPVIDRARATRRSANTEATLLLTELVSGGWRTITFARTRKLTELIYIYAREQLAKDRAELAQRIKPYRAGYLPEERRQIERQLFEGDLLGVVATTALELGIDIGSLDATVLTGYPGSIASTWQQAGRSGRGGERSLSFLIALDNPLDQYFMRHPEAFFGKGFEYVLINQANPYILKHHLLCAAWERPLDDRDGDIFGTSFARARDELMDEGLLRNRQRRYYPSPRLTYPAEGVNIRSASSDRYTVVDVSQGNREMETVEAAVAFFQIHPGAIYLHQGESFLVSELDIPSRTAYARPIDADYYTQTKDTTDLSISKVNLEKEALGVKVHLGEVTVTTTVVSFRKRRQFTEEIIGEEPLDLPSQTFPTIALWFDIPSHVIPQLATGGLDLAGGLHATEHAAIALLPLFALCDRNDIGGLSTPAHPDTGNAQVFIYDAYPGGIGIAEKGFELIEQLWQATLKAISECPCESGCPSCIQSPKCGNNNEPLDKRAAQLILEALVRRNTPVP, from the coding sequence ATGGACACCCTAGCCTTTCTTGACCAGCTTAAAGAGCACCCCTCCTACAGGAATCAGATTGCCCATGTTGAGCAGATAGCCAGCCGCCAGCAAAGCTATGGCGAGCTGGCCGAACCTCTCCACCCCACGCTCCATAGCTACCTGGAAGCGGCGCACCTGCTCCCCCTTTATAGCCACCAGGCGCAGGCGATAAACGCCGCCCGCTCGGCGAAGAATGTCTTTATAGTCACCCCCGCGGCCAGCGGCAAGACCCTCTGCTACAACGTGCCGGTGCTGGATGCGGCACTTAACGACACGAGGAGTTGTGCTCTCTATCTCTTCCCCACCAAGGCGCTCTCACAGGATCAGCTCCGGGGCTTACGAGAGCTTTTCGCTCTGCCCCAACCTTCATCCCCCATTCTTGCCCTCCCCGGACTGGATTGTGCCATCTTCGATGGCGATACCCCGCCAGAGGAGCGGGGTGAGATCAAGCGGTCATCTCGGCTGGTGCTCACCAACCCCGATATGCTTCACCTGGGCATTCTACCCAACCACCAGTCCTGGTCAAGGTTTCTGCACCATCTTCGCTATGTGGTAGTAGATGAGGCCCATGTCTATAGGGGCATCTTTGGCTCCCATGTAGCCAACGTGCTGCGCCGGCTGAGGCGGCTCTCGGCCCTCTATGGGGCAAATCCCCAGTTTATCTGTTGCTCGGCCACCATCGCCAACCCAGGAGAGCATATCGAGCGTCTGGTGGACCTCCCCTTCGAGGTAATCGATAAGGATGGCTCCCCCTACGGAGGGAAGGATTTCGTCTTCTGGAATCCCCCGGTCATTGACCGTGCCAGGGCAACCAGGCGCAGCGCCAATACCGAGGCCACCCTGCTACTCACCGAGCTGGTGAGCGGGGGGTGGCGAACCATCACCTTCGCCCGAACACGTAAGCTCACCGAGCTCATCTACATCTATGCCAGGGAACAACTGGCCAAGGATAGAGCTGAGCTGGCCCAGAGAATAAAACCCTACCGGGCTGGCTACCTCCCGGAGGAGCGACGTCAGATTGAGCGCCAGCTCTTCGAGGGTGATCTTCTGGGAGTGGTGGCGACCACCGCCCTGGAGCTTGGGATCGATATTGGAAGCCTCGATGCCACCGTGCTCACCGGCTACCCGGGGAGCATTGCCAGCACCTGGCAGCAGGCGGGAAGGAGTGGACGGGGTGGGGAAAGGTCACTCAGCTTTCTCATCGCTCTGGACAACCCCCTGGACCAGTATTTCATGCGACATCCTGAGGCATTCTTCGGTAAGGGTTTCGAGTATGTCCTCATCAATCAGGCTAACCCCTATATACTGAAGCACCATCTCCTTTGCGCCGCCTGGGAGCGCCCCCTGGATGACAGAGATGGAGATATTTTCGGTACCAGCTTCGCCCGGGCAAGGGATGAGCTCATGGATGAGGGGCTACTCAGGAATCGCCAGAGGAGGTATTATCCCTCGCCCCGCCTCACCTACCCCGCCGAAGGGGTGAACATCCGTTCCGCATCCTCGGATCGCTATACCGTGGTCGATGTCTCTCAAGGCAACCGGGAGATGGAGACGGTAGAGGCGGCGGTGGCTTTTTTTCAGATTCACCCCGGCGCCATCTACCTTCACCAGGGGGAATCCTTCCTGGTTAGTGAGCTGGATATCCCATCGCGCACCGCATATGCCCGGCCCATAGATGCCGATTACTACACCCAGACAAAAGACACCACCGACCTCTCGATCTCCAAGGTGAATTTGGAAAAGGAGGCACTAGGGGTTAAGGTCCACCTAGGCGAGGTGACGGTGACCACGACAGTAGTGAGCTTTAGAAAGCGCAGGCAGTTCACCGAGGAAATTATCGGGGAGGAGCCACTGGATCTGCCATCACAGACCTTTCCCACCATCGCCCTCTGGTTCGATATCCCGAGCCATGTTATCCCCCAGCTTGCCACAGGGGGGCTCGATCTCGCCGGCGGTCTTCATGCTACTGAGCACGCAGCCATCGCACTCCTCCCCCTTTTCGCTCTGTGCGATAGAAACGACATCGGGGGCCTTTCCACGCCGGCCCACCCCGACACCGGGAATGCCCAGGTATTTATCTATGATGCCTACCCCGGCGGAATCGGCATCGCCGAGAAGGGCTTCGAACTGATCGAGCAGCTCTGGCAGGCAACGCTTAAGGCGATCTCTGAGTGCCCCTGCGAGAGCGGCTGTCCCAGTTGCATTCAATCGCCCAAGTGCGGCAATAACAACGAGCCCCTGGATAAGAGGGCAGCACAGCTCATCCTGGAAGCGCTGGTGAGGCGTAACACTCCAGTGCCGTAA
- a CDS encoding magnesium transporter CorA family protein, which translates to MSTVGKKDEKLNIETIKWGKITWLNIEKPTRSDMDYLAKNYLFNPFDLEDCLSRIERPKIDEYQNYLFLVLHFPVFKMEARVTAPSQVSIFIGEGFVVTVHTGDLKPLEKLFNDCQQNERAREEHMARSSGYLLYRILDRLVDYCFPITNRIIVNVEEAEDHLFSEPARDTVREISILRRDIMAYRRIIRPQPSILKSLEVRDYPFLREDLDVYFGDIGDHIGKISETLDEYKEVVEGLSATSDSLFSHRTNEVMKMLTVLGTILLPLLVISGLYGMNVPLPFEDSSFAFLFIILVTLCVSGSMLGYFRYRRWF; encoded by the coding sequence ATGAGTACGGTCGGTAAAAAGGACGAGAAGCTAAATATCGAGACCATAAAGTGGGGCAAGATCACCTGGCTCAACATCGAAAAGCCTACCAGGTCGGACATGGATTACCTTGCTAAGAACTACCTGTTTAACCCTTTTGACCTGGAGGACTGCCTCTCAAGGATCGAGCGTCCCAAGATAGATGAATATCAAAATTACCTTTTTCTAGTGCTTCACTTCCCGGTATTTAAAATGGAGGCGCGGGTGACCGCGCCCAGCCAGGTCTCCATCTTTATCGGCGAGGGCTTCGTGGTTACGGTTCACACCGGCGATCTCAAGCCTCTGGAGAAACTTTTTAATGATTGCCAGCAGAATGAACGGGCGCGGGAGGAGCACATGGCGCGCAGCTCGGGCTATCTCCTTTACCGCATCCTCGACCGGCTGGTGGACTACTGCTTTCCTATCACGAATAGGATTATCGTTAATGTGGAGGAGGCAGAGGACCATCTTTTCAGCGAGCCAGCCCGTGATACGGTTCGAGAGATCTCGATTCTCAGACGGGACATCATGGCCTATCGCCGCATTATTCGCCCCCAGCCCTCTATCCTTAAATCTCTGGAGGTTAGGGACTACCCCTTCCTCAGGGAGGACCTCGATGTTTACTTCGGTGACATCGGCGACCACATTGGCAAGATCTCCGAGACCTTGGATGAGTATAAGGAGGTGGTGGAGGGGCTAAGTGCCACCAGCGACTCCCTTTTCTCTCACCGCACCAATGAGGTAATGAAGATGCTCACTGTTCTAGGGACCATTCTCCTCCCCCTGCTAGTGATCTCAGGTCTCTATGGCATGAACGTCCCTTTACCCTTCGAGGATAGCTCCTTCGCATTTCTGTTCATAATTCTGGTAACGCTGTGTGTCTCCGGGAGTATGCTGGGCTATTTCCGCTACAGAAGATGGTTCTGA
- a CDS encoding queuosine precursor transporter produces METRFSGRFVVVVAIFITCLITANIIAVKLIPTGIGGGALPAAIIIFPLSYIFGDILTEVYGYRTARRVIWLGFTCNLIAVIAIWLGGLLPPASEWEHQTAYETILGYAPRLLLASFAAYLIGEFANSFILAKMKIATRGRWLWTRTIGSTIVGQGLDSAVFISIAFAGTLSWWLIGTTILTHWLVKTGYETVATPFTYAIVNYLKKKEGIDTYDYDTKFNPLRVSD; encoded by the coding sequence GTGGAAACTAGGTTCTCAGGGCGCTTCGTAGTTGTCGTCGCCATCTTCATTACCTGCCTCATCACTGCGAACATTATAGCCGTCAAGTTGATCCCCACCGGCATCGGCGGTGGTGCCCTACCCGCCGCCATCATAATCTTCCCCCTGAGCTATATCTTCGGCGACATCCTCACCGAGGTCTATGGCTACCGCACCGCCAGAAGGGTTATATGGCTAGGCTTTACCTGCAACCTGATTGCAGTCATCGCCATCTGGCTCGGAGGGTTACTACCACCAGCTTCAGAGTGGGAACACCAGACAGCTTATGAGACAATCCTGGGCTATGCGCCAAGGTTGCTTCTTGCCTCCTTCGCCGCCTACCTCATAGGGGAGTTCGCCAATTCTTTCATTCTGGCCAAGATGAAGATCGCAACCAGGGGGCGATGGCTATGGACCAGGACCATCGGCTCCACCATCGTCGGGCAGGGTCTGGATTCCGCAGTTTTCATCTCCATTGCCTTTGCCGGGACACTATCCTGGTGGCTTATTGGCACCACCATATTGACCCACTGGCTGGTGAAGACAGGATATGAAACGGTAGCCACTCCATTCACCTACGCGATAGTAAATTACCTGAAAAAGAAAGAGGGTATCGATACCTACGATTACGACACCAAGTTCAATCCTTTACGAGTTTCGGATTGA
- a CDS encoding 3',5'-cyclic-nucleotide phosphodiesterase, producing the protein MELEILGAHNCESKEARLTSLLIDGTIAIDVGSLTASLSIEEQRRVRAILITHRHFDHIRDMATFGMNVYMAGPINIYALDSVLAAISTHILNDVLYPDFQNKPSPQKPAFKFCPLEPNKEVIIEGYAVLPLPVNHPVPTIGYQVTAPDKKSIFYTADTGRNPSSLWEAVSPGLLVTEVSLPNKYEPFAQETGHLTPRLLKQELLDFKRVRGYLPPVVTIHLSPHVEAEIEEEVAQVAKELAADITLGNEGMKVFI; encoded by the coding sequence ATGGAACTGGAGATACTTGGCGCTCACAACTGCGAGTCTAAGGAGGCGAGGCTCACCTCTCTACTTATCGATGGTACTATTGCCATCGACGTCGGCAGCCTCACTGCAAGCCTCTCAATCGAAGAGCAGAGAAGGGTAAGAGCGATCCTCATCACCCACCGCCACTTCGATCATATCAGGGACATGGCCACCTTCGGCATGAATGTCTACATGGCGGGTCCAATAAATATCTATGCCCTGGATAGCGTGCTCGCTGCGATTTCCACTCACATCTTAAACGACGTGCTCTATCCAGACTTCCAAAACAAACCATCCCCCCAGAAACCAGCCTTCAAATTCTGCCCCCTGGAGCCAAACAAGGAGGTGATTATCGAGGGATATGCTGTTTTGCCCCTCCCGGTGAACCATCCTGTCCCCACAATAGGCTATCAGGTCACTGCCCCAGATAAAAAGAGCATCTTTTACACAGCGGATACGGGAAGGAATCCCTCGTCCCTCTGGGAGGCGGTCTCGCCAGGGCTCCTTGTCACTGAGGTGAGCTTACCTAATAAGTACGAGCCTTTCGCACAGGAGACCGGGCATCTTACCCCGCGACTTTTGAAGCAGGAGCTTCTTGATTTCAAGAGGGTCAGGGGATACCTGCCTCCCGTCGTCACGATCCACCTGAGCCCCCACGTTGAGGCTGAGATCGAGGAAGAGGTGGCACAGGTTGCCAAAGAACTGGCAGCGGATATAACCCTGGGCAATGAGGGAATGAAGGTCTTTATCTAG
- a CDS encoding Mut7-C RNAse domain-containing protein: MSASFIVDTNVGKLARWLRMLGYDTLFINEIDDDELIAIGLKEKRVLLTRDTQIMLRRVVTSGRLKAILIQSDDVKEQLRQVVRMMRLDQKRKFSRCVECNEPLVPKRKDEVQQLVPPYVFKTQSNYYQCPSCQRVYWRATHWQRMNQELEVIMGAE, from the coding sequence ATGAGCGCGAGCTTTATTGTGGATACCAATGTAGGCAAACTGGCACGCTGGCTCAGGATGCTGGGCTATGACACCCTTTTCATCAACGAAATCGATGACGATGAGCTTATAGCCATCGGCCTAAAGGAGAAGAGGGTGCTACTCACCAGGGATACCCAGATCATGCTGCGGCGGGTGGTCACCAGCGGTCGGCTGAAGGCTATTCTCATCCAGAGCGATGACGTCAAGGAGCAATTGCGCCAGGTGGTGCGGATGATGAGGTTAGACCAGAAACGAAAATTCAGCCGCTGCGTGGAGTGCAACGAGCCGCTTGTCCCTAAAAGAAAGGATGAGGTACAACAACTGGTGCCCCCCTATGTCTTCAAGACACAGTCCAACTATTACCAGTGCCCCAGTTGCCAGAGGGTCTACTGGCGGGCCACTCACTGGCAGCGGATGAACCAGGAGCTGGAGGTGATCATGGGAGCGGAGTAA
- a CDS encoding HesA/MoeB/ThiF family protein codes for MLTESDLIRYGRQISYPGFGERGQRKLKRSHVVVAGLGGLGTASSVYLACGGIGHITIVDGDFVELSNLNRQILHWEGDIGERKTLSAARKLAKLNPSVEVTPIFEKITHSNVGGIIEGAHAVIDGMDNFETRFILNSACVGAGIPFIHAGINGLLGEITTIIPGKTPCFACIFPQAPAEDGAVPAFGVAPALMAALQVTEALKLLAGFGDLLAGKMLYFNGETIEFTVVDLVRNPECSVCGF; via the coding sequence ATGTTGACTGAAAGCGATCTCATCAGATACGGGCGCCAGATTTCATACCCCGGCTTCGGCGAAAGGGGGCAGAGGAAACTCAAGCGGTCTCATGTGGTGGTGGCGGGACTTGGTGGGCTGGGAACCGCATCCTCCGTGTATTTGGCCTGTGGCGGGATCGGTCACATAACCATAGTAGACGGCGACTTTGTGGAGCTTTCCAATCTAAACCGGCAAATTCTTCATTGGGAGGGGGATATAGGTGAGAGGAAGACGCTCTCAGCGGCGCGAAAGCTCGCCAAGTTGAACCCCTCGGTGGAGGTCACCCCTATCTTTGAAAAGATCACTCATTCCAATGTGGGGGGCATCATCGAAGGAGCGCATGCGGTGATAGATGGGATGGACAATTTTGAGACCAGGTTTATTCTGAACTCAGCGTGTGTTGGTGCTGGCATACCCTTTATCCATGCCGGGATTAACGGGCTGCTCGGCGAGATTACCACGATAATCCCCGGAAAGACCCCGTGTTTTGCCTGCATCTTCCCGCAGGCTCCCGCAGAAGATGGGGCGGTTCCGGCCTTCGGCGTCGCGCCCGCTCTAATGGCCGCTTTACAGGTTACGGAAGCGCTTAAACTGCTTGCTGGCTTCGGTGACTTACTTGCCGGCAAGATGTTGTATTTCAACGGGGAGACGATAGAGTTTACCGTTGTCGATCTGGTCAGAAATCCTGAGTGCAGCGTGTGCGGATTCTGA
- the cutA gene encoding divalent-cation tolerance protein CutA, with product MQSEKSGYVVVFIMAATTEEAWKIANVLAKGRKAACVNIVPEVHSIFWWHGKMDSADEVLLIVKTREALLDELIGLIKENHSYEIPEVIALPIVGGNIDYLRWLDDETEKKIHVD from the coding sequence GTGCAAAGCGAAAAATCTGGTTACGTGGTCGTTTTCATAATGGCAGCTACCACGGAGGAGGCGTGGAAGATAGCCAATGTCCTGGCTAAGGGGAGGAAGGCTGCCTGCGTTAACATCGTGCCAGAGGTGCATTCGATATTTTGGTGGCATGGCAAGATGGATTCCGCCGATGAAGTGCTGCTGATCGTTAAGACAAGGGAGGCGCTGTTGGATGAGCTGATCGGGTTGATAAAGGAGAATCATAGCTATGAGATACCCGAGGTCATAGCCTTACCCATAGTGGGTGGAAATATAGATTACCTCCGGTGGCTCGATGACGAAACGGAGAAAAAGATTCATGTTGACTGA
- a CDS encoding UPF0280 family protein gives MDQPRTYRNWIRDGDLTSFHVAVKETDLYLRAKRNLREEALRAIVEYRTSLEQYIELHPHFLTAMEPIPVAEDAPQMVREMAEAAQRAGVGPMAAVAGAIAEGVGRELMKLSPEVIVENGGDIFLHIQRRRTVGVYAGDSPFSGGLALEIEPEGTPLGICTSSGTVGHSISLGRADAVIVLSPSTALADAAATATANTVKKASDIPNGIAFARGIVGLRGVVIIKDDRIGVWGQVKLSSPTDV, from the coding sequence GTGGATCAGCCCAGGACCTACCGGAATTGGATCAGGGATGGTGATCTAACTTCCTTCCATGTAGCGGTGAAGGAAACAGACCTCTATCTCAGGGCGAAAAGAAACCTCCGGGAGGAGGCGCTAAGGGCGATTGTGGAATACCGCACCTCACTGGAGCAATACATCGAGCTTCACCCCCACTTCCTCACTGCCATGGAGCCTATTCCTGTGGCGGAGGATGCCCCTCAGATGGTGCGTGAGATGGCGGAGGCGGCACAGAGGGCGGGGGTAGGTCCAATGGCGGCGGTGGCCGGGGCCATTGCTGAGGGGGTGGGCCGGGAGTTAATGAAACTCTCCCCGGAGGTGATCGTGGAGAACGGGGGGGATATTTTCCTCCACATACAGAGGAGGAGGACGGTGGGGGTTTATGCCGGTGATTCACCGTTTTCGGGAGGGCTCGCCCTGGAGATTGAGCCTGAGGGGACGCCTCTGGGGATTTGCACCTCTTCGGGGACAGTGGGGCATTCTATCAGCTTAGGCCGGGCCGATGCGGTTATCGTGCTCTCACCGTCCACTGCCCTGGCTGATGCTGCCGCTACCGCTACTGCCAATACGGTTAAAAAGGCGAGTGACATACCCAATGGTATAGCGTTTGCCCGGGGCATTGTGGGGCTGAGGGGGGTGGTGATCATTAAGGATGACAGGATAGGAGTATGGGGCCAGGTGAAGCTCTCCAGCCCCACTGATGTGTAG
- a CDS encoding NIL domain-containing protein, with the protein MTISKRVVLHFPSRMVDQPIIHRLVRDYDLVLNILKASVTPKEEGIMVLELSGNRGDYDKGIRYLQEAGVGIQSLGQDIMRNDARCTHCGACVVICPTGALAIDPKTRMVNFDEEKCTACELCVLACPPRAMEVHF; encoded by the coding sequence ATGACTATTTCTAAAAGGGTGGTGTTGCACTTTCCGTCTCGAATGGTGGACCAGCCGATAATCCACCGGTTGGTCAGGGACTACGACCTGGTGCTCAACATACTGAAGGCGTCGGTGACCCCAAAGGAGGAGGGGATTATGGTGCTGGAGCTATCCGGGAACCGTGGCGACTATGATAAGGGCATCCGCTATCTACAGGAGGCGGGGGTGGGGATTCAGTCATTGGGTCAGGACATCATGCGCAACGATGCCAGGTGCACTCATTGTGGGGCCTGTGTGGTTATTTGCCCCACCGGGGCGCTGGCAATCGATCCTAAAACCAGGATGGTGAATTTCGATGAGGAAAAGTGCACCGCCTGCGAGCTTTGCGTGCTGGCTTGTCCACCCAGGGCGATGGAGGTTCATTTTTAG
- a CDS encoding homocysteine biosynthesis protein, which yields MTKTIAEINEKIGKGQAVVVTAEEVIGLVAKKGVEKAAREVDVVTTGTFSPMCGSSAYFNLGHSKPRIKVGGGRAYVNDVPVYTGVAAVDVFLGATAIPDDDPRNRVRPGPFNYGGGHVIEELVAGRDVRLVVSAYGTDCYPRKRLETWINIKDLNEAVLFNMRNSYQNYNVAVNLSEKTIYTYMGVLKPKLGSANYCSAGQLSPLLNDPFYKTIGIGTRLFLGGGMGYVAWHGTQHSPDALRSTDGVPRRGAGTLAVIGDLKRMNHRWLVGTSMLGYGATLTVGIGVPIPILSEEILRYTAVKEEDIFAPIVDYSDAYPQRSPDILGEVSYGELRSGRISLQGKEVPTASLSSYPRAVEIANILKDWMMRGEFLLTEPVAPLPGVEEGITVKPLKERPIGE from the coding sequence TTGACAAAGACCATCGCGGAGATAAATGAAAAGATTGGCAAGGGCCAGGCGGTAGTGGTAACCGCCGAGGAGGTCATCGGTCTGGTGGCGAAGAAAGGCGTGGAGAAGGCTGCCAGGGAGGTGGATGTGGTGACCACGGGCACCTTCAGTCCCATGTGCGGCTCGAGTGCCTACTTCAACCTGGGGCACTCCAAGCCAAGGATAAAGGTAGGTGGCGGAAGAGCCTACGTCAATGATGTTCCCGTTTATACCGGGGTTGCCGCAGTAGACGTTTTTCTGGGCGCGACCGCCATCCCCGATGATGATCCCAGAAACAGGGTTCGCCCCGGCCCCTTTAATTACGGCGGCGGGCATGTCATTGAGGAACTGGTAGCTGGGAGGGATGTGAGGCTGGTGGTCTCAGCCTACGGCACGGATTGCTACCCCAGAAAAAGGCTGGAGACCTGGATTAATATTAAAGACCTCAATGAGGCGGTTCTGTTTAACATGAGAAACTCCTACCAGAACTACAATGTGGCGGTGAATCTCTCAGAAAAGACCATCTATACATATATGGGGGTGCTCAAGCCGAAACTGGGTAGTGCCAACTACTGCTCAGCGGGTCAACTCTCCCCGCTGCTTAACGACCCGTTCTATAAGACTATTGGTATCGGGACGAGGCTTTTCCTGGGGGGTGGCATGGGGTATGTCGCCTGGCATGGTACCCAGCATAGCCCTGATGCGCTGCGCTCCACTGACGGGGTGCCCCGGAGAGGAGCGGGAACGCTGGCGGTGATCGGCGATCTGAAGCGAATGAACCACAGGTGGCTGGTGGGAACTAGCATGCTTGGCTACGGTGCTACCCTGACCGTGGGCATCGGCGTCCCCATACCCATCCTGTCCGAGGAGATACTGCGCTACACTGCGGTAAAGGAAGAAGATATATTCGCCCCCATTGTGGATTACAGCGACGCCTATCCGCAGCGGAGCCCTGACATTCTCGGGGAGGTTAGCTATGGCGAGCTCAGGAGCGGCAGGATATCGCTTCAGGGCAAGGAGGTACCCACAGCATCGCTCTCGAGCTACCCCAGGGCGGTGGAGATCGCCAATATACTCAAGGATTGGATGATGAGGGGGGAATTCCTGCTAACCGAGCCGGTAGCACCGCTTCCCGGTGTTGAGGAGGGGATCACCGTCAAGCCTCTAAAGGAGCGGCCCATAGGGGAGTAG
- the cysE gene encoding serine O-acetyltransferase: protein MPNPLGILGEDLKTVLDKDPAARSYLEVICCYPGLHALWLHRVAHFLWRHRLRLAGRLLSQLSRFWTGIEIHPGAAIGRRFFIDHGMGVVIGETSEIGNDVLLYQGVVLGGTTHEKRKRHPTLGNNVVVGAGATLLGAITIGDGARVGAGSVVVQSVPPGATVVGIPGRAVTGDEGPAEALEHGRLPDPVNDALKLIIAEQSGLAERLRRIEESLSLQKDEEKPEKRGGERGMARG from the coding sequence TTGCCTAATCCCTTAGGTATACTAGGGGAGGACCTGAAGACGGTTCTTGATAAAGACCCGGCGGCGAGAAGCTATCTGGAGGTCATCTGCTGCTATCCAGGGCTACATGCCTTATGGCTTCATCGGGTCGCCCATTTCCTATGGCGGCATAGACTCCGCCTCGCCGGTCGCTTGCTCTCCCAATTAAGTCGCTTCTGGACCGGGATCGAGATTCACCCCGGAGCCGCCATCGGCAGGAGGTTCTTCATCGACCATGGCATGGGCGTGGTCATCGGGGAGACCTCGGAGATCGGCAACGATGTGCTGCTATATCAGGGTGTGGTCCTGGGGGGAACTACCCATGAGAAGCGGAAACGCCACCCCACCCTCGGTAACAACGTGGTTGTTGGAGCGGGGGCCACATTACTGGGTGCAATTACCATTGGGGATGGGGCGAGGGTCGGCGCCGGCTCGGTGGTGGTGCAGTCCGTGCCCCCTGGGGCAACCGTGGTGGGGATTCCCGGGCGTGCAGTGACGGGGGATGAGGGGCCAGCGGAGGCTCTGGAACATGGTAGATTGCCAGACCCGGTTAATGATGCACTCAAGCTTATCATTGCTGAGCAGTCCGGGCTGGCTGAGCGCCTGCGGCGTATTGAGGAGTCCCTCAGCCTTCAGAAGGATGAGGAGAAACCTGAGAAGCGGGGTGGCGAACGTGGGATGGCGCGCGGATGA
- the cysK gene encoding cysteine synthase A produces MPGIANSITGLVGNTPLVRLNRVSQGLGAEVVAKLEAFNPCGSIKDRIGVSMINAAEGEGAIKEGTVIIEPTSGNTGIALAFVCAARGYRLILTMPDTMSRERRRLLKALGAELVLTPGAAGMSGAIREAERLVKSIPDSYMPQQFRNPANPWVHRETTAEEIWKDTEGRVDILVAGVGTGGTITGTAEVIKQKKPGFRAIAVEPAGSPVLSGGKAGSHRIQGIGAGFVPEVLNLALIDEIIAVTDEDAAVMAERLAREEGILAGISSGAATWAAIEVAKRRENKDRLIVVILPDSGERYLSTGLFGGNEVA; encoded by the coding sequence ATGCCGGGGATTGCCAACAGTATTACCGGGCTGGTGGGGAATACCCCTCTGGTAAGGCTGAACAGGGTGAGCCAGGGGCTGGGTGCAGAGGTGGTGGCCAAGCTGGAGGCTTTCAACCCCTGCGGCAGTATCAAGGACAGGATCGGTGTCTCCATGATTAATGCCGCTGAAGGGGAAGGCGCGATCAAAGAGGGCACTGTTATCATCGAGCCCACCAGTGGCAATACCGGGATCGCCCTGGCCTTTGTCTGCGCCGCCAGGGGCTATCGATTGATCCTCACCATGCCTGACACGATGTCCCGGGAGCGCCGCAGGCTGCTCAAGGCCTTAGGGGCTGAGTTGGTCTTGACGCCGGGAGCAGCGGGAATGAGCGGGGCGATCAGGGAAGCGGAGCGACTGGTGAAAAGTATCCCCGATTCCTATATGCCCCAACAGTTCCGAAATCCCGCCAACCCATGGGTTCATCGCGAGACCACTGCCGAGGAGATCTGGAAGGATACTGAGGGGCGGGTGGACATTCTTGTTGCCGGCGTGGGTACCGGCGGGACGATCACCGGGACCGCCGAGGTGATCAAGCAGAAAAAACCGGGCTTTCGGGCCATTGCTGTAGAGCCGGCGGGCTCGCCAGTCCTCTCCGGGGGGAAGGCTGGCTCCCATCGGATTCAGGGCATCGGCGCAGGATTTGTCCCTGAGGTTCTTAACTTGGCACTCATTGATGAAATCATTGCGGTCACTGATGAAGATGCGGCGGTGATGGCGGAGCGGTTGGCCAGGGAGGAGGGGATACTGGCGGGCATCTCGTCGGGGGCGGCAACCTGGGCTGCAATAGAGGTGGCGAAAAGAAGGGAAAACAAGGACAGGCTTATCGTAGTGATCCTGCCCGATAGCGGGGAGCGCTATCTGAGCACCGGACTTTTTGGAGGTAATGAAGTTGCCTAA